One Brassica napus cultivar Da-Ae chromosome A5, Da-Ae, whole genome shotgun sequence DNA window includes the following coding sequences:
- the LOC106362763 gene encoding uncharacterized protein LOC106362763, which translates to MAILTDGDSEGENPSGGAGGGGSASTGTKEGDLLRVSLMDSEAREVQGGTSNIVKAGTQGENEGGRTGATVGSPISIKDGASKTNSPWLKNSQAGPSVPVIEVVGGVASMQIPEDIFDESELLWKSFVVGYFIGDAPHIGSVHATVNRIWSTPKDGSKIDVQFIEKNTVLFRIDNSQMRTRVLQRKYWHIANVPLVVNVWSPESALNPPDLTSMPLWVDLCGVPNDLYSHKGLKCLTRAVGRFVKLHPNTERCIRLDVARVLTEVNLHEPLVEKITFKDKEGVEREIGVNFPWLPPRCTVCRKWGHKAQDCTGKEVKLLKKPEEEEKGTQVEILADVEKDVGLNDRALSDLLQDLEAITPRPAICASSNDLETDINHKTLDEQHLQAREKAQGIQLIEPTTEAFHTNDTCGWENAHGGRKGTEIGGNQSHQEVLQNQRADGKGIAVSPSRFSPLQDIVEDEEEEEEEEEILKEVEDGEIVDSKVAGKKVQRTQAVSSRRSVAVGKQARGKVARSKDLLIWFCWSNDVIVTKLHMSAQVITCAIQIPSTGEQFICSAIYAFNTVGERMTLWEELRGTKAAYCHLKLPWIILGDFNTTLSSSEHSRAMDYRGDQIGMRHFQEAITDCMVTDLPYTGALFTWWNKRVEDPIGKKLDRALVNSEWLSHYPQASAQFDAGGVSDHARCVIRVTGAVNQARKPFRFFNYLTEHPDFLATVKDVWDNTEPIYHSRSALSRFHKKLKLLKQPLRALNKTHYGDLPARTKQAYEELCNCQNTVLQDPSPENIARAAAAEEKWNRLARVEEKFYMQKSCVRWLQVGDQNTRFFHSVVQTRAARNTIRSLVNGQGEVLTSDQDIKKEAVSHFQTFLQSQDATLEETSVASLQELLTYRCSNETAAALACPVTAKEIYQALQALPNGKVSGPDGFTKEFFVAAWSIIGREFIVAVQSFFLFGFMPTGVNATILSLIPKTTNAQTMKEYRPIACCNFLYKVISKVLANRLKIIFPEAIEANQCAFITDRLLLENVLLASELVSGYHRSVTEAKCAIKFDISKAFDTVKWSFITSVLLAMGLPPQFVNWIRLCITTAAFSVSVNGSLEGFFTSARGIRQGCSLSPYLYVILNNVLSKLLNKAAAAGEFAYHPQCEGVKLTHLSFADDILVFTKGTTGSLMGVLEVMKRFARMSGLHINVAKSSIFASGHNISDLLAAAESLNIGVGTLPIRYLGMPLTTKTLTSHDYEPLIDKIRSRMLCWSNKTLSFAGRLQLIKSVIASMVNFWSQAFILPAKCLDKIESMCSAFLWSGSPTQTHKAKVSWDDLCVPKEEGGLGIRKLRETNRVFALKLIWRLFTQPTSLWVSWVKHYLLKYNSFWDVRDDTKGSWIWRKLLKLRDVAYEFLRFDIQDGNNCHFWFDDWLGQGKLIDITGPTGTTYLGIRRHAKVSDAVTLEEWSIRGSRSRRFHELRNSILQREPPQPENGKDIVLWKHGSDDYRDHYSAASTWEQVRSRRPTVEWSRVIWFTQGVPRFSFITWLAVKNRLSTGDRMRQWGMVQSCELCGERDETRDHLFFACPYSYTVWESLARRLIGISINPDWQWTLHRIQRMSQGKADTVLVKLLLQTTIYHIWRERNGRRHQQSRVTTDHMRRRIDKAVRNRISSLKYRFDHKYGGLLSRWFQLSM; encoded by the exons ATGGCGATTCTTACGGACGGCGATTCTGAAGGCGAAAACCCTAGTGGAGGCGCTGGTGGCGGAGGCTCAGCCTCGACAGGCACAAAGGAAGGGGATCTGTTACGTGTTTCACTGATGGATTCCGAGGCGAGAGAAGTGCAAGGCGGGACTTCGAATATCGTTAAGGCGGGGACGCAAGGGGAGAATGAGGGAGGGAGAACGGGGGCTACGGTTGGGTCTCCGATCTCCATTAAGGATGGTGCCAGTAAGACTAATTCTCCATGGTTGAAGAATAGTCAGGCTGGTCCTTCGGTACCGGTAATTGAAGTTGTCGGAGGAGTGGCTTCGATGCAAATTCCAGAGGATATCTTTGATGAGTCTGAATTGCTGTGGAAGTCATTTGTAGTAGGCTATTTCATTGGAGATGCCCCTCATATTGGCTCAGTGCACGCGACTGTGAATCGCATTTGGTCTACACCCAAAGATGGATCAAAGATTGATGTGCAGTTTATTGAGAAGAATACTGTTCTGTTTCGTATTGATAACAGTCAGATGAGGACTCGTGTGTTACAGAGGAAATATTGGCACATTGCAAATGTTCCATTAGTGGTAAACGTTTGGTCTCCGGAGTCGGCACTCAACCCTCCTGACCTGACTTCAATGCCGCTATGGGTTGATTTGTGTGGAGTTCCAAATGATCTTTACTCACATAAAGGTCTGAAGTGTCTGACAAGAGCAGTAGGGCGTTTTGTTAAGCTGCATCCAAACACGGAGAGATGTATTCGGTTGGATGTAGCGCGTGTTCTGACTGAAGTGAATCTTCATGAACCTTTGGTGGAAAAGATCACTTTTAAAGATAAGGAAGGAGTGGAAAGAGAGATTGGGGTGAACTTCCCTTGGCTTCCACCTCGATGTACTGTGTGTAGGAAATGGGGGCATAAGGCACAAGACTGTACTGGAAAGGAAGTCAAACTGCTGAAgaaaccagaagaagaagagaaagggaCGCAAGTAGAGATATTGGCTGATGTTGAAAAGGATGTTGGGTTGAATGATAGGGCTCTAAGTGATCTTCTTCAGGATCTGGAAGCGATCACTCCTCGACCTGCTATATGTGCTTCATCCAATGATTTGGAAACTGATATCAATCATAAGACCTTAGATGAGCAGCATTTACAGGCTAGAGAAAAGGCACAAGGGATCCAGTTGATTGAGCCGACCACCGAAGCATTTCACACTAATGACACGTGTGGTTGGGAAAATGCTCATGGAGGGAGGAAAGGGACAGAAATAGGTGGTAATCAGAGCCACCAGGAAGTACTGCAAAATCAACGTGCAGATGGAAAAGGAATTGCAGTTTCACCATCCAGATTTAGTCCTCTACAAGATATCGTAGAggatgaagaggaggaggaagaggaagaagagatatTAAAAGAAGTTGAGGATGGGGAGATCGTGGATAGTAAAGTAGCAGGAAAGAAAGTTCAGAGAACGCAAGCAGTGAGTAGTAGGCGTTCCGTAGCGGTTGGGAAGCAAGCGAGGGGCAAGGTTGCCCGTTCTAAGGATCTACT AATTTGGTTTTGCTGGTCTAATGATGTTATAGTTACGAAGCTGCATATGAGTGCACAAGTTATTACCTGTGCTATTCAAATTCCAAGCACAGGTGAGCAGTTTATTTGCTCAGCGATATATGCTTTCAACACAGTTGGCGAGAGAATGACACTATGGGAAGAGCTGAGGGGTACTAAGGCGGCTTACTGTCATCTCAAATTACCGTGGATAATTTTGGGGGATTTTAATACCACACTCTCTTCTAGTGAGCATTCTCGGGCTATGGATTACAGAGGTGATCAGATAGGGATGAGACACTTTCAGGAGGCGATAACTGATTGTATGGTCACGGATCTGCCATATACAGGGGCTCTTTTTACATGGTGgaataaaagagttgaagaCCCGATTGGGAAAAAGTTAGATAGAGCTCTGGTTAATAGTGAATGGCTGAGCCATTATCCTCAGGCTTCTGCACAGTTTGATGCTGGGGGAGTCTCTGATCACGCCAGATGTGTGATACGGGTGACAGGTGCTGTGAATCAAGCTCGAAAACCATTCCGGTTCTTTAACTACCTCACAGAACATCCAGATTTCCTAGCTACGGTTAAGGACGTATGGGATAATACAGAGCCTATTTACCATTCGAGGTCAGCCCTCTCTAGGTTTCATAAGAAGCTTAAACTCCTCAAACAGCCTCTGCGGGCATTGAACAAGACACACTATGGGGATTTACCAGCGCGAACTAAGCAGGCCTATGAAGAGTTGTGTAACTGTCAGAACACAGTGCTACAAGATCCTAGTCCTGAAAACATAGCTAGAGCAGCAGCAGCAGAAGAGAAGTGGAATAGATTAGCTCGCGTTGAGGAGAAATTTTACATGCAAAAATCTTGTGTTCGTTGGCTACAAGTGGGAGATCAAAACACAAGATTTTTTCACTCAGTGGTGCAGACAAGGGCTGCTCGAAACACGATCAGAAGCTTGGTTAATGGGCAGGGAGAAGTGCTCACATCTGATCAGGATATTAAAAAAGAGGCAGTTTCTCACTTTCAGACATTCTTGCAGAGCCAGGATGCTACATTGGAGGAAACTTCAGTTGCTTCCCTTCAGGAGCTATTAACATACCGGTGCTCAAATGAAACTGCAGCGGCGCTGGCTTGCCCTGTTACAGCGAAGGAAATATATCAGGCTCTCCAAGCTTTACCTAACGGCAAGGTCTCCGGTCcagatggcttcaccaaagagTTCTTCGTGGCAGCTTGGTCTATTATAGGCAGGGAATTCATTGTGGCGGTGCAATCCTTTTTTCTCTTCGGCTTCATGCCTACTGGTGTTAATGCTACAATCCTCTCTCTCATACCGAAGACAACGAATGCACAGACAATGAAGGAGTATAGACCAATAGCCTGCTGTAACTTCTTGTACAAGGTTATCTCCAAAGTACTTGCTAATAGACTCAAAATCATATTCCCGGAAGCCATTGAAGCCAACCAATGTGCTTTCATCACAGATCGTTTATTATTGGAGAATGTTTTGCTTGCCTCAGAACTAGTTAGTGGCTATCACAGATCAGTGACCGAAGCGAAGTGTGCTATCAAGTTTGACATATCCAAGGCCTTTGATACAGTGAAATGGTCTTTCATCACCTCGGTTCTGCTTGCCATGGGTTTGCCTCCTCAGTTTGTCAATTGGATCCGGCTCTGCATCACTACTGCGGCTTTTTCAGTGTCTGTTAATGGAAGTCTGGAGGGTTTTTTCACTAGTGCTAGAGGAATACGGCAGGGTTGCTCACTCTCACCATATCTCTATGTTATACTGAACAATGTGCTTTCTAAGCTCTTGAACaaagcagcagcagcaggtGAGTTTGCTTATCATCCGCAGTGTGAGGGAGTTAAGCTCACGCATCTGAGTTTTGCTGATGATATATTAGTATTCACCAAGGGCACAACGGGTTCACTTATGGGCGTTCTGGAGGTTATGAAAAGATTCGCTCGAATGTCTGGTCTCCACATTAATGTGGCTAAGTCTTCTATATTCGCATCAGGGCATAATATCAGTGACCTACTTGCTGCAGCAGAATCGTTAAATATTGGAGTGGGCACACTACCTATTCGCTACCTCGGCATGCCACTGACGACTAAGACACTTACCAGCCATGACTACGAGCCATTGATAGATAAAATCAGAAGTAGAATGCTCTGCTGGTCCAACAAAACTCTATCGTTTGCAGGACGACTACAGCTGATTAAATCAGTCATAGCCAGTATGGTCAATTTTTGGAGTCAGGCATTCATACTGCCTGCGAAATGTCTTGATAAGATAGAGAGTATGTGTAGTGCCTTCCTCTGGTCAGGCTCACCAACACAAACTCATAAAGCAAAGGTCAGTTGGGATGATTTGTGTGTTCCAAAAGAGGAGGGAGGTCTTGGAATCCGGAAGCTGCGGGAGACGAACAGAGTATTTGCTCTGAAACTCATTTGGCGTCTCTTCACTCAACCTACTTCACTGTGGGTGAGCTGGGTTAAGCATTATTTGCTCAAATATAATTCATTCTGGGATGTAAGAGATGACACAAAGGGATCTTGGATATGGAGGAAGTTACTCAAATTGAGAGATGTGGCTTATgaatttttgaggtttgatatcCAAGATGGCAACAACTGTCACTTTTGGTTTGATGATTGGTTGGGGCAAGGGAAGCTGATCGACATCACAGGTCCTACAGGCACTACTTATTTGGGCATTAGGAGACACGCTAAGGTTAGCGATGCTGTTACATTGGAAGAGTGGAGCATACGAGGAAGTAGAAGCCGTAGGTTCCACGAGCTGAGAAATAGTATCTTACAAAGAGAACCTCCGCAACCAGAGAACGGCAAGGACATAGTATTGTGGAAGCATGGGAGTGATGATTACAGAGATCATTACTCTGCGGCTAGTACGTGGGAGCAAGTGAGGTCTAGGAGGCCTACAGTCGAGTGGAGTCGAGTAATCTGGTTCACACAAGGGGTCCCACGATTCTCATTCATAACTTGGCTAGCAGTGAAGAATAGACTATCAACTGGTGATCGTATGAGACAATGGGGAATGGTACAGAGTTGTGAACTTTgtggagagagagatgaaacGCGTGATCATTTGTTCTTCGCATGTCCTTATTCCTACACAGTGTGGGAGAGTCTGGCTAGGAGACTTATTGGCATCAGCATCAATCCGGATTGGCAATGGACACTGCATCGCATACAAAGAATGAGTCAAGGGAAAGCTGATACTGTTTTGGTGAAGCTTTTGTTGCAGACCACAATTTACCACATTTGGAGAGAAAGGAATGGGAGGCGTCATCAGCAAAGCAGAGTCACCACTGATCATATGCGTCGGCGCATTGATAAGGCAGTGAGAAACAGAATCTCATCACTCAAATACAGGTTCGATCACAAATATGGAGGATTACTCAGCCGTTGGTTCCAGCTTAGTATGTGA
- the LOC125608564 gene encoding uncharacterized protein LOC125608564, whose translation MEKSSRGFSTFRRNTAQTNFEPTSEKEKSVANKDSNPGNKGASSSNSTQQNKAPAQRQNNPYAKPSIDKCFCCQGHGHKSNVCPSRRTGAIIEEEDEEDERDFAENEEYEGAEFAEEESGEMINLVLQRVLLSSKEEGQRKNLFRTHCSIQNKVCNVIVDNGSSENLVSQKLVDYLKLPTTRHEKPYGLDWVKRGSQVRVSMTCKVLISIGKHYKEEITCDVLDMDVCHILLGRPWQYDNDITYRGRDNVIMFTWGNHKIAMAPVKDFCNTAKEKKSIFLVMTHDDKELDGDVQEAKCFYPLVVKGLLSAATEETSTPREVLEILDDFKELIAEELPNDLPPMRDIQHHIDLIPGSSLPNLPHYRMSPKENEILREQIEDLLRKGFIRESMSPCAVPVLLVPKKGNQWRMCVDSRAINKITIKYRFPIPRLEDMLDELSGSKVFSKIDLRSGYHQIRIRPEDEWKTAVKSKDGLFEWMVMPFGLSNAPSTFMRLMNQVLRPFIGSFAVVYFDDILIYSKTKDEHMEHLKQVLQVLQENQLYINLKKCTFSTNKLLFLGFVIGEEGIQVDQEKVSAIRD comes from the coding sequence ATGGAGAAGTCATCACGCGGGTTCTCAACATTTAGAAGAAACACGGCTCAAACCAATTTTGAACCAACAAGTGAGAAAGAAAAGAGTGTAGCTAATAAAGACTCCAATCCGGGAAACAAAGGAGCTAGTAGCTCTAATTCAACCCAACAGAACAAGGCACCAGCTCAGAGACAAAACAATCCTTATGCTAAGCCTTCCATTGACAAGTGTTTCTGTTGCCAAGGACATGGTCATAAATCAAATGTCTGTCCAAGTCGGAGAACAGGTGCTATaatagaggaagaagatgaagaggatgAAAGGGATTTCGCTGAGAATGAAGAATATGAGGGAGCTGAATTCGCTGAAGAAGAATCTGGAGAGATGATAAACCTTGTGCTGCAACGAGTCTTGTTATCATCTAAAGAAGAAGGCCAACGTAAGAATTTGTTTAGAACACATTGTTCTATTCAAAACAAGGTGTGTAATGTGATTGTGGATAATGGAAGCTCAGAGAATTTAGTTTCTCAAAAGCTGGTGGACTATCTGAAGCTACCCACAACCCGTCATGAGAAACCGTACGGTCTTGATTGGGTGAAGAGAGGATCACAAGTTCGAGTTAGCATGACTTGCAAAGTTCTCATATCTATAGGTAAACATTATAAGGAGGAGATCACTTGTGACGTTCTTGACATGGATGTTTGTCACATTCTTCTTGGACGACCTTGGCAGTATGATAACGATATCACATATCGAGGTCGAGACAATGTGATAATGTTTACGTGGGGCAACCATAAAATTGCCATGGCACCTGTTAAGGATTTTTGTAACACTGCAAAGGAAAAGAAGTCAATTTTCTTGGTTATGACACATGACGACAAAGAGCTTGATGGGGATGTTCAAGAAGCAAAGTGTTTCTATCCCTTGGTTGTTAAAGGGTTGTTGAGTGCAGCAACAGAGGAAACGTCAACCCCACGAGAAGTGTTAGAAATTCTGGATGATTTCAAAGAGTTGATTGCGGAAGAACTTCCTAATGATCTACCTCCCATGAGAGATATTCAGCATCATATTGACTTGATTCCAGGATCCAGTCTACCAAATCTTCCCCATTACCGTATGAGCCCTAAGGAGAATGAGATTTTAAGGGAACAGATTGAAGATTTGCTGAGAAAAGGATTTATTCGTGAGAGCATGAGTCCATGTGCCGTACCGGTTCTGCTAGTTCCTAAGAAAGGTAACCAGTGGCGGATGTGTGTTGATAGTAGAGCCATTAATAAGATAACCATTAAATATCGATTCCCTATACCCCGGTTGGAAgatatgcttgatgagttgTCAGGTTCTAAGGTGTTTTCAAAGATAGATCTTCGAAGTGGTTATCATCAAATTCGAATCAGGCCTgaagatgagtggaaaactgctgTTAAGAGTAAAGACGGATTATTCGAATGGATGGTGATGCCTTTTGGGTTGTCAAATGCTCCTAGCActttcatgagattaatgaacCAGGTTCTCCGCCCGTTCATTGGTTCTTTTGCGGTGGTttattttgatgacattttgATATACAGTAAAACAAAAGACGAGCATATGGAACATCTGAAGCAAGTTTTGCAGGTTTTACAAGAAAACCAACTGTACATCAATCTTAAAAAATGTACGTTCAGCACCAACAAGCTGTTATTTCTTGGATTTGTTATTGGTGAAGAAGGGATTCAGGTTGACCAGGAGAAAGTGAGTGCCATAAGGGATTAG